In Apodemus sylvaticus chromosome 7, mApoSyl1.1, whole genome shotgun sequence, the sequence AACGGTGTAGATGTGAAAAAAATATTGTTTGCTATTATCaatgaatgttttccttttatagaGATAATATTGGAAGTTTCATTTTATTCAAAGTAATACATTATCATGCTAGGCAAAGTACACATTTGAGAATTAGAGCCTAATTTTGATATATTTAATGTCCTAtagaaaatgttaagaaaaattaTTGTGCCTTTGATCACAGGATTCCTCTGGATGTCCAGTTAGGTTTAAATGTATAGCTAATGTCTAGAATAATTACATACAGGTCTAAGTACAGCTTACTGGTACCTCACATGTTTAGCATGCTTAAGGCACCGAGCCCGTCCTCGgcaccaaaaaaaataaatgaaattatgtatctttctgtctttttacAGGGGAGGATGCATGTTCTGAAACCTTAAATCATGAGTCTAGCACTTAATGATCTGCTCATTTGCTGCCGGCAGTTAGAACAGGACAGAGCGACAGAACGAAGGGTAATACCTTATATGAAATAGGTTTTCTTGAAACAAATGTGATAGGTAACATAgtatgttgttgttattattattattttatgtattttttttatttttagaaagaagTGGATAAATTTAAGCGCCTGATTCAGGATCCTGAAACAGTTCAACATTTAGATAGACATTCTGATTCCAAACAAGGAAAATATCTGAATTGGGATGCTGTTTTCAGGTATCCTTTTTGAATTTGTgttactttccttctttttctgttttttgtgatGCCATTCTACTCTTTAATTTTGTTTGCTGTGTATCATTATAAGTTACATAGGAAGTTGGTCCTTAGTGCTTATCTATACAGAATGCTGGAAGGTTTACGTCATTTCTTCAGTAGAATGTGTTAAATGTATATCCTGTAAGATCAAGAAAGAGGCACCCTAGGATTCCTGTCATACTGCATTCTTGACAATGGGGCAGGAAATGCATGAcgttcaggccagcctggctttCATAGTTCAGTCCTATCTGGTCTATAgagggaaactctgtctcaaataaaacaaaaacagcagataGGATCTGTTCATTTTAATTATAAGAATTTGtttcaaatttgttttaaatgtaagTTACAATCCATGGGCGGTAGTAGCACAGGTCTTTAATTTCAGTTCTCTGGAGGCAAgataggtagatctctgaattctaggccTGCCTGCTCCACaagagttccagcacagccagggctaacagagagatcttgtctcaaaacaacaaaaaagtaagttataatatatgtttatcatttttattattgctgATAATAAGTAACTGACAGGGGCTAAATTGTACTAAAACGAGTAAAACAAATAATGGAATACTTTCAGATTCAAGCAGTTTAAAAACTTGTTTGTGTCAGAGTTGATATGTGTTTATAGCAAAACTTCATTTTCAACCATAAGttcatttataattaaaaaaaattataactaaatatataaaacatttataaataaaaaacataagacttgctggggaaagaaaaaagggctttgtaaaaaaaaaaatataaaaatactatttctttgtgtgcttttgtagACATTGGATATCCTTAAACTAGAGTTATATAGAGGTTGTAAGCTGTCCTCATGGAAACTGAGAagtgaactctggtcctttggaagagcagtgaggactcttaaccattgagccatctcatcagcctccccccccccaaaaaaaaaacattttcaattcaTGTAGAATTTAACCTGAAGCTGGTGCAGTGGTAATAACACTTACAACCTTGGCTTTTGAGAACGTGAATGAGGAAGATAATGAGTTCAGTTCATtacaaataagcaaaataaacaacTGTAGAAGGAAGGTATTCATATTCCTTCATACAATATTAAATTGTCTTAGAATACCTACAGATAAACTTTTGGATAGGGTGGGgcttgggtttttgagacagggtttctctgtgtagccctggctgccttggaactcggtctgtagaccaggctgccctctaactcacagacatctgcctgcctctgccttcccagtgatGGTAccaaaggtgtgctccaccatgctAAAACTCTGGATCTTAAAAtaaaactaggctggccttgaacacacagagagcttgcctctgcctcttgagtgatgggattaaaggcatgtgacaccactgaCCAGCTATTGAGTTTATTTATCTCTTATTGATACTAAACTCTTTGAAATTCTAAATACACTTAACATTGAAAAATACACACTTTCTCTTTGAACATTTAATGTATCTGCAGTATAACagttactattttttcttttttctttttggcttctttgtctggTGTCCTTGGGTGTGTATACAATTACTGTTATCTGGTTTTATAAGCTGATTAGATAGGCCGTATTTGCAGCCATCCTGTCCAGCCTTCAGTATCTTCTAGGCAGCCTTTATTCAAAGGCCATAAGCATAACAAACTGCTCATAATGGAAAGTTGAATAAGAGATTGTTTCATGTAGTGTGGTTTAAAAGATGCTTTTGGGAAAGATACACAGCATTTTTGAAATGATAAAAGTATAAGCATTAACGAggatactattttttttcttgaaggtTTTTGCAGAAGTACattcaaaaagaaacagaaagtctCCGAACAGCAAAATCAAATGTATCAGCCTCCACACAAACCTCCAGACAGAAGAAGATGCAAGAGATCAGCAGTTTGGTCAGATACTTCATCAAATGTGCAAATAAAAGTAAGCAACATtgactaggtgtggtggtgcacactggtGTGATaattcacgcctttaatcccagcactcaagaggcagaggctgatgggtctgtaggctagcctgttctacacagagaagctctgtctcaaaaatatcaaaacaacagcaacaaaaaacaacattaTGTATCacacagagatggttcagtagttacaATAGCATAAAAATTAAGTGCCTATTGAGATTCCTAGCACATATTCTGGCTTTTAATATAGTAGGTCCAAAATTTAGAGTAATTTAGCATTAAATATTTAATCTGCAAAGTGGAAGATTAAAAATTAATGCTTCAGTTTCCCCATTCTTGTATTCCCTCTACATGTTTTGATACATTAGCAGAAGTGCAGTCTTAAGGATTAATAAACCCTTTGAGGCTGAATAATTTTAAGGGTATACATTCCTGTCAGGCCAATGCAATGGTTTGGCAGGTAAAGGAACTTTTCCagcaagcctgatggcctgactCTGAGCCCCAGAACTGAAATGATGGAGAAACCTACtctttcaagttgtcctctgaccccaacACATGCGCCATGGCATGGGTAATTTAGTATGCGTGTAAGCATAGGTACACAAACAGAAAATGTGTaaagaaaaggtttttaaaagtctgttttcAGTGATTACTGCTctactttatttacttttaaagattgttttaagtatgtgagcacactgtggCTCTCTTccaacacagcagaagagggcatcagatcccattacagatggttgtgagccaccatgtggctgctgggaactgaactcaggacctctggaagagcagtcagtgctctaaccgctgagccatctctccagctcctactttttttttttaagatttgcttacttatgtgtatgagaggttttgtctgcatgtatgtaaatataccacatatttcaGTTCTTGAAGAGATCAGGAGAATCCTCTAGTACTGGACAGCTATATGTGAATGCTAAGAACTAATGTTCTTAACCAGTAAGCCTTATCTCCCGCCCCTCTAACTTCTTAAATTATACACAGAAAACCTAATATTTATTTCAACATGATGTCTTTTGATGTCTTTGAAAATAGCCATAGCATTCCCAAGTGCTCTTTTTCCAAGGTAAATCGACCTAATTCCTTCGGCTCATTGACATAGTTTTAAATTTACTTCCCTTTAATATTCTTGAGTTTGTTATTTCTCAAAGAGTGGCACTCAGTCTTGGAGTATAATCTAGTTGGCACAGTCTACAGCACATTTGTTTCAGTTTCGTTTTTTGAagcagcccaggttggcctcagatcTGTGATCCTGGTGCCTCAAATCTTCCTCAGTTCCTGGATTGCAAATTCGTGCCTCCATGCTGGCTCTacacttacttacttacttattcattcattcagttattcattcattcagttatTCAATTATTCATTCATACATTTGCATGCTTATGCATATATGTGGTGGGTGCACACGGGTATTCTGGTAATCGGGAGGTCTGTTTGGTGGCATTCAGCTTGTGTTTTGCCAAAGAGTTTCTTGTTGGCCCGAAGGTTGGTAAACAGCCTAGGTTTGCTGGCCAACAAGCCCCTGGGATTCTGGCTTATTTGTGCTGAAATTACAAGTGCGTGCCACAATGCCCAACTTTTTCATGTAGGGTCTGGGAGATCAAAtgtaggtcctcatgcttgaaaGGTAAGCGCTTTGCCAGCTAAGCTATTATCCTAGCAtttattctttacatttatttattctgagaTAGCACCAGCCTCTTGTAGTCAAACTGTATAATTTCAGCTCAATATTGTGctatcatttaaagaaaaaaaatgaataaaaatcaagtctttcccttttttttttttttatatcagtgATGAATCACATATCCCTCATCCTGAACTTAAATAGCTAATGtatagtactggggattgaacctgggctTTGTATGTGCTAGATCAGCTCCCctttgctgagaagcacctctaGTCCTCCTTACATTTGATACTTTAAAGGCAGTTTTTAGTACgttttactacatttatttattttgtgtgtgtgtgtgtgtgtgtgtgtgtgcatttgccaTACTTTACTTATGggtgtcaaaggacaacttgtacgtgttggctctctcctttgtcatatgggtcctggggattgaactcagatcatcaggcttgccTGCAAGTACCGTAAAgtggagccatcttgctgacctcAAGAATGACATTTTTGAGGCAGAAATGTAGGATTCTCATAAGCTTTTGCAAGGAAATGGACTCTATATTAGTGCTGAAAGCTAGAACAAAAAATACTTGTTGAGAGATTTTAGACTTTGTACATTCTGTGTAAATAAGGATGTGGATTTGTGATAGCAAGTTTAGATTTAAAATGAGGCAAATCCATGGTCTGCCATGATGGGTCAGCAATAGAAGACATCTTCtgacaagcctgacaacctgagtttagtccctagcacccatgtgacTCTTATAGCTCTTTGGGTACTATGCACACAGCTATgcatataaacaaaaatgtaattgTAAAATCCAGATTTTGGTAAACATTTACGTAAAGATTGTTGACTAATGACATATTAGAATAAATGTAATGAACAGTGGTTTAAAGAAATTCTCCATTCTCCTGAGATTCCATTTTTGGACAGCTGTAAGCCCTCCCTCTATATTCTGTGTGAGTACAGggtcactttcttcagacacaccagaagagggtatcggatcccattacagatggttgtaaaccaccatgtggatgctgggaattgaactcaggacctctggaaggacagtcagtgctcttaaccactcagccatgtctccagcttctCCCTCTATATTctaactaagaaaaaagaaagctacaGGAAAACGTTCTATACCTGATTTGGCTCGTGTGGTAACCTTATATTCACTAAAACACTGTACTGTTGGTTTGTAAAATTGGGATCTTCATTTGTACTGTGTAATTTCTGAGTGAAAGACACCAGGTTTTTTTTGCCTAGAAAATTTTGTAGCTTACAATTTTATCTTCTAGTGAAAAGTAACCGTTAGTTACAGAGTTAATCATGGAgatcacat encodes:
- the Atm gene encoding serine-protein kinase ATM isoform X2 is translated as MSLALNDLLICCRQLEQDRATERRKEVDKFKRLIQDPETVQHLDRHSDSKQGKYLNWDAVFRFLQKYIQKETESLRTAKSNVSASTQTSRQKKMQEISSLVRYFIKCANKRAPRLKCQDLLNYVMDTVKDSSNGVMYGADCSNILLKDILSVRKYWCEVSQQQWLGSFTIHGGMHTLHLL